In a single window of the Nicotiana tomentosiformis chromosome 8, ASM39032v3, whole genome shotgun sequence genome:
- the LOC138898119 gene encoding uncharacterized protein: MTREKVSGATFDEVVDIVRQIEMVRSQERVEREANRLRSSSDFSSVPSGGQFYRGKGRSFRHAQATRPARRDASASHGSYSAHSGQYSFSALQAQSSHHASSAQASTGNSLGYQEQQFRQRRGCFECRELGHFKRDCPMLLSGALQQSYRLTTQAPAVTPPV, from the coding sequence ATGACTAGAGAAAAAGTGTCTGGTGCCACTTTCGACGAGGTGGTCGACATTGTTCGtcaaattgagatggttcgcagtcaggagcgggttgagagggaggctaataGGCTTCGTAGTTCAAGTGATTTCAgcagtgttccttcagggggtcagttttaccgcggtaagGGTCGttctttcagacatgctcaggcAACTCGTCCAGCTCGTCGTgatgcatcagctagccacggttcttacagtgctcactcaggccagtattcattcagtgcactacaaGCGCAGAGTTcccatcatgcctcgtccgctcaggcttctacaggtaattccttgggttatcaggagcaacagttccgtcaaaggaggggttgtttcgagtgtagaGAATtaggtcatttcaagagagattgtcctatgTTATTAAGTGGGGCTCTACAGCAGAGTTATCGACTAACGACAcaagcaccagcagttacaccacctgtctag